From a single Ornithodoros turicata isolate Travis chromosome 8, ASM3712646v1, whole genome shotgun sequence genomic region:
- the LOC135366177 gene encoding uncharacterized protein LOC135366177 has protein sequence MMYATLLFIGLFAILTQARSSALLQKSFALALDGQNDNTPVRLQTVTLPTMYGRLTSGGQLSQDPDSAPEEVSSVTPDIEAETPSIAQQPGLQEPGKALQTSVNLDNLGIDSSVLGTVLDSIPSVDVSALLPEINSTVSPSTVSPQRSGDASASGNASGSSDGTQGSVDASANAD, from the coding sequence GGCTGTTTGCCATCTTGACCCAAGCTCGATCCAGTGCACTACTTCAAAAAAGTTTCGCTCTTGCACTCGACGGCCAAAATGATAATACGCCCGTACGCCTTCAAACCGTCACTCTTCCCACGATGTACGGAAGACTGACCAGTGGTGGACAGTTATCGCAAGATCCTGATAGTGCGCCTGAGGAAGTGTCGTCAGTGACACCTGACATAGAAGCTGAAACACCGTCCATTGCTCAACAGCCAGGACTGCAAGAGCCCGGGAAGGCACTCCAAACGTCGGTCAACCTGGACAACTTAGGTATCGACAGTTCAGTTCTCGGAACGGTACTAGACAGCATTCCTTCTGTGGACGTCTCCGCTCTTCTGCCTGAAATCAACTCTACCGTCTCACCGTCTACCGTCTCACCGCAAAGATCTGGCGATGCTTCAGCTTCAGGAAATGCATCGGGATCCAGCGATGGCACGCAGGGGTCTGTTGACGCATCAGCTAATGCGGACTGA